A window of Thunnus thynnus chromosome 17, fThuThy2.1, whole genome shotgun sequence contains these coding sequences:
- the limd2 gene encoding LIM domain-containing protein 2 has translation MDTRNTSEEKPVQRSKSFSFKTQKEVCTSCEKTVYPMERLVANNQVFHSSCFCCKHCNAKLSLGTFAALAGEFYCKPHFQQLFKSKGNYDEGFGRKQHKELWASKESENITKTA, from the exons ATG gACACCAGAAACACCAGTGAAGAGAAACCTGTCCAGCGATCTAAG TCCTTCAGCTTTAAGACTCAAAAGGAAGTGTGTACATCATGTGAGAAGACGGTCTACCCAATGGAGAGATTGGTGGCCAACAACCAGGTCTTCCATTCATCATGCTTCTGTTGCAAGCACTGCAACGCCAAACTCAG CCTTGGCACCTTCGCGGCTCTCGCGGGAGAGTTTTACTGCAAACCCCACTTCCAGCAGCTGTTCAAAAGCAAAGGCAACTACGACGAGGGCTTCGGACGCAAACAGCACAAAGAGCTCTGGGCCTCCAAGGAGTCAGAGAATATAACAAAGACGGCATAA